In Deltaproteobacteria bacterium, the following are encoded in one genomic region:
- the pta gene encoding phosphate acetyltransferase has product MARCVMVIANEAGTGKSVVSLGLVDQLERHGARTAYFKPIGMSQAEATADADVRFVNGILGRSADARSAIGMSSGEVTRGIQQGRYDEVMDRILEAYGKVAEKAEVVLCEGVDSLRAFPTLDSDINIDLARNLSASVLLVVNGHDTRADAIASNIALASAKLRERGADLAGVIVNRAEPRRQEEIADTVRRELKALSLPLYGVLPDLPALARPRVRDIVRALGARVLLGEEMLDAQVSETLVAAMGLENALHYISEGSLVITPGDREEILLAAAAAFGCPEVARPAGVLLTGGFEPRRKVLQLVHGLCKGRLPVLSVDAHTYDTAIAVNATQPVLEEDQEDKALAIRAAMEDYVDLESFLGRKLDPDKIVVTPRRFLRDLRDKARAHKKTIVLPEGNVDRIIKATEVLRRRDVVDVVLLGDVDEIGKLADHLGVSFDSGVTLVDPRRDPMLDDYVDTLVELRKHKGLPRPTAHDLMTDRTYFGTMMVYKGRADGMVSGSTTTTQATLRPAFEFVKTRPGIENVSSVFFMCLPDKVLVYGDCAVIPNPTAEQLAEIALASAETAAAFGIEPRVAMLSYSTGESGKGHDVELVRRATELAKARNPNLLLEGPIQYDAAVDPAVARTKLPESQVAGRATVFIFPDLNTGNNTYKAVQRSADAIAIGPVLQGLAKPVNDLSRGATITDVVNTVIVTAIQAASS; this is encoded by the coding sequence ATGGCTCGCTGTGTCATGGTGATCGCCAACGAGGCGGGCACCGGAAAGAGTGTGGTCTCCCTCGGCCTGGTCGATCAGCTGGAGCGCCACGGCGCCCGCACCGCCTACTTCAAGCCCATCGGCATGTCGCAGGCCGAGGCCACCGCCGACGCCGACGTCCGCTTCGTTAACGGCATCCTCGGCCGCTCGGCGGACGCCCGCTCGGCCATCGGGATGAGCAGCGGCGAGGTCACCCGCGGGATCCAGCAGGGCCGCTACGACGAGGTGATGGACCGCATCCTCGAGGCCTACGGCAAGGTCGCCGAGAAGGCGGAGGTCGTCCTCTGCGAGGGCGTCGACAGCCTGCGGGCCTTCCCCACCCTCGACTCGGACATCAACATCGATCTGGCTCGAAACCTCTCGGCCTCGGTGCTGCTGGTCGTCAACGGCCACGACACCCGGGCCGACGCCATCGCCTCCAACATCGCGCTGGCGAGCGCGAAGCTGCGCGAGCGGGGCGCCGATCTCGCCGGGGTCATCGTGAACCGCGCCGAGCCGCGACGTCAGGAGGAGATCGCCGACACCGTGCGCCGCGAGCTCAAGGCGCTCTCCCTCCCCCTCTACGGGGTGCTGCCCGACCTCCCCGCCCTGGCCCGCCCGCGGGTGCGGGACATCGTCCGGGCGCTCGGCGCCCGGGTCCTCCTCGGAGAGGAGATGCTGGACGCGCAGGTCAGCGAGACCCTGGTGGCCGCCATGGGTCTGGAGAACGCCCTCCACTACATCTCGGAGGGCTCGCTGGTCATCACGCCCGGCGACCGGGAGGAGATCCTCCTGGCCGCCGCCGCGGCCTTCGGCTGCCCGGAGGTGGCCCGCCCGGCGGGCGTGCTGCTCACCGGCGGCTTCGAGCCCCGGCGCAAGGTGCTGCAGCTGGTCCACGGCCTGTGCAAGGGGCGGCTGCCGGTCCTGAGCGTGGACGCGCACACCTACGACACCGCCATCGCGGTGAACGCCACGCAGCCCGTCCTCGAGGAGGATCAGGAGGACAAGGCCCTGGCGATCCGCGCGGCGATGGAGGACTACGTCGATCTCGAGTCCTTCCTGGGGCGCAAGCTCGACCCCGACAAGATCGTCGTCACCCCGCGGCGCTTCCTCCGCGACCTGCGCGACAAGGCGCGGGCCCACAAGAAGACCATCGTCCTGCCCGAGGGCAACGTCGATCGCATCATCAAGGCCACCGAGGTGCTGCGGCGCCGGGACGTCGTCGACGTGGTGCTCCTCGGCGACGTCGACGAGATCGGCAAGCTGGCCGACCACCTCGGCGTCAGCTTCGACTCGGGCGTCACCCTCGTCGATCCGCGGCGCGACCCCATGCTCGACGACTACGTCGATACCCTGGTCGAGCTGCGCAAGCACAAGGGTCTGCCGCGGCCCACGGCCCACGACCTGATGACCGACCGCACCTACTTCGGGACCATGATGGTCTACAAGGGTCGGGCGGACGGCATGGTCTCGGGCTCCACCACGACCACCCAGGCCACGCTGCGGCCGGCCTTCGAGTTCGTGAAGACCCGGCCCGGCATCGAGAACGTCTCCAGCGTCTTCTTCATGTGCCTGCCGGACAAGGTGCTGGTCTACGGCGACTGCGCGGTCATCCCCAACCCGACCGCCGAGCAGCTCGCCGAGATCGCCCTGGCCAGCGCCGAGACCGCGGCCGCCTTCGGCATCGAGCCGCGGGTGGCGATGCTCTCCTACTCCACGGGCGAGTCGGGGAAGGGGCACGACGTCGAGCTGGTCCGCCGGGCCACCGAGCTGGCCAAGGCCCGCAACCCGAACCTGCTCCTCGAGGGGCCGATCCAGTACGACGCCGCGGTCGATCCGGCCGTGGCCCGCACCAAGCTGCCCGAGAGCCAGGTCGCCGGCCGGGCGACGGTCTTCATCTTCCCGGACCTGAACACCGGCAACAACACCTACAAGGCGGTGCAGCGCTCGGCCGACGCGATCGCCATCGGCCCGGTCCTCCAGGGGCTGGCCAAGCCGGTCAACGACCTGAGCCGCGGCGCCACGATCACCGACGTGGTGAACACGGTGATCGTCACCGCCATCCAGGCGGCGTCGTCGTGA
- the glpD gene encoding glycerol-3-phosphate dehydrogenase: MPTRNAMWDRLGGDVDLLVVGGGITGAGIARDAIRRGLSVALVEQRDLAYGTSSRSSKLVHGGLRYLEQYEFSLVFEAVSERRILLDIAPHIVNPLGFLFPIYEGSSHGMGTIAAGMWLYEGLSLFRSPKRHRRLKPADLAREEPPLTQEGLKGAPLYYDCSTDDARLTLETALDAAEQGATIATWARVESFLRDEGGRIVGARVRDTLGEEVREVRARAVVSATGPWCDDLRQLDHPETRPLLRPTKGIHLVVAREVLPIQHAVVCFHPVDDRVLFAIPWGDRTYVGTTDTDYEGPPEDVAADADDVDYLIEAAGRYFPDHRIQREDIISTWAGLRPLISGDTQEGIDESMVSREHQIVVDPSGLITIAGGKLTTYRRMAAEVVDAAVNLMRVTGKLPETLVAAQTDEVPLPGAVGWPEDDDHERVSRQVLAASGGYLDSVTSRLLADTYGMRGRQVAQRIKADPSLASPLVEGRPEVMAQVDFAVEEELAATVEDVLVRRTQLFFRDRDQGLGAAEAVAGRMGQLLGWSAEERQTRIEAYRAVVALSRRWREEPA; this comes from the coding sequence ATGCCGACCCGGAACGCCATGTGGGATCGCCTCGGTGGCGATGTGGATCTCCTCGTCGTGGGAGGAGGCATCACCGGTGCGGGGATCGCCCGTGACGCGATCCGCCGGGGGCTCTCGGTGGCCCTGGTGGAGCAGCGGGACCTCGCCTACGGCACCAGCTCCCGCTCCTCGAAGCTGGTGCACGGCGGCCTGCGCTACCTCGAGCAGTACGAGTTCTCCCTCGTCTTCGAGGCGGTGAGCGAGCGGCGGATCCTCCTCGACATCGCCCCCCACATCGTCAACCCGCTGGGCTTCCTCTTCCCGATCTACGAGGGCTCGAGCCACGGCATGGGCACCATCGCCGCCGGCATGTGGCTCTACGAGGGCCTCTCCCTCTTCCGCTCGCCCAAGCGCCACCGGCGCCTCAAGCCGGCCGACCTGGCCCGGGAGGAGCCGCCCCTCACCCAGGAGGGCCTCAAGGGCGCGCCCCTCTACTACGACTGCTCCACCGACGACGCCCGCCTCACCCTGGAGACGGCCCTGGACGCCGCCGAGCAGGGGGCGACCATCGCCACCTGGGCGCGGGTGGAGTCCTTCCTCCGGGACGAGGGCGGCCGGATCGTGGGGGCCCGCGTCCGCGACACCCTCGGCGAGGAGGTGCGAGAGGTCCGCGCCCGGGCGGTGGTCAGCGCCACCGGGCCCTGGTGCGACGACCTGCGCCAGCTGGATCATCCCGAGACCCGGCCCCTCCTGCGGCCGACCAAGGGGATCCACCTCGTGGTCGCGCGAGAGGTCCTGCCGATCCAGCACGCGGTCGTCTGCTTCCACCCGGTGGACGACCGGGTGCTCTTCGCCATCCCCTGGGGCGACCGCACCTACGTCGGCACCACGGACACCGACTACGAGGGTCCTCCCGAGGACGTCGCGGCCGACGCCGACGACGTCGACTACCTGATCGAGGCGGCGGGCCGCTACTTCCCCGATCACCGTATCCAGCGAGAGGACATCATCTCCACCTGGGCAGGCCTGCGCCCCCTGATCAGCGGCGACACCCAGGAGGGGATCGACGAGTCGATGGTCAGCCGGGAGCACCAGATCGTGGTCGACCCCTCCGGGCTGATCACCATCGCCGGAGGCAAGCTGACGACCTATCGCCGCATGGCGGCCGAGGTGGTCGACGCCGCGGTGAACCTGATGCGGGTCACCGGCAAGCTCCCGGAGACCCTGGTGGCGGCCCAGACGGACGAGGTGCCCCTGCCCGGCGCGGTGGGCTGGCCCGAGGACGACGACCACGAGCGCGTCTCCCGGCAGGTGCTGGCCGCGAGCGGCGGCTACCTGGACAGCGTCACGTCGAGGCTCCTGGCCGACACGTATGGGATGCGGGGCCGGCAGGTGGCCCAGCGGATCAAGGCCGACCCCAGCCTGGCCTCCCCCCTGGTGGAGGGCCGGCCCGAGGTGATGGCCCAGGTCGACTTCGCCGTGGAGGAGGAGCTGGCCGCCACCGTCGAGGACGTCCTGGTCCGGCGCACCCAGCTCTTCTTCCGGGATCGCGACCAGGGCCTCGGGGCCGCCGAGGCCGTGGCGGGCCGGATGGGCCAGCTCCTGGGGTGGAGCGCCGAGGAGCGGCAGACCCGGATCGAGGCCTACCGCGCGGTGGTCGCCCTCTCGCGCCGCTGGCGCGAGGAGCCAGCCTAG
- a CDS encoding putative metal-binding motif-containing protein, whose protein sequence is MPTRSLSSGLPLVLCLSLCLTLVACKRDSGFVESLPDTDQDGYDTSEDCDDTDPDSNPAAVERCDGADNDCDGETDEPGALGEQSWYLDQDQDGFGVDAITQIACTPPALFASKTGDCDDDDPDFYPGAPEEDCTDPNDYNCDGSTGYADVDGDGFAACAECDDGNAAINPDATELCNTIDDDCDGRTDLEAADAPTWYADVDEDEFGDPDAPMVACEAPPGMVADATDCDDTLGTVNPIADEVCNSIDDDCDGETDEDSAVDAPRWYMDADGDGYGDTRTPLLVACEQPFRHVLDGTDCDDGRPIVNPGAVENCNGFDDDCDGITDGDANGPMERSCYSGRVGTQGVGICMAGLETCTLGAWSSCVGQVTPQVEICNAEDDDCDGTTDEEAIGIATWYPDLDGDGFGDEAATPLVQCAQPQDYVLDGTDCDDTDDLVSPSEYEVCNLIDDDCDGLTDGALPLACFTGDASRRGVGACRDGTQTCASGTYGTCAGEVLPVSELCNGVDDDCDGATDGPLPRACYDGPANTRGIGVCSDGSQDCVGGAYAECLGDVLPGTESCNALDDDCDGATDESLVRSCYTGPAGTSTRGICSPGTETCATGVWGSCLGETVPGVEACDGLDEDCDGATDESLAQACYTGPVATRSVGRCTDGLTTCSNGSWGACGGQVLPGTESCNDVDDDCDGTTDEALFQVCYTGPAATRNIGVCSDGTETCSAGAWGSCAGQVRPGAESCNDLDDDCDGSTDEGLVQVCYSGPAATRGVGACRDGNETCAAGAWGVCAGEVTPILETCNSIDDDCDGSTDEGATDATLWYADSDLDGYGDVGDPGVAACSAPAGTVDNNQDCDDVVVQVNPDGTEVCNGMDDDCDGTTDGPLPRACYSGAPATRGVGLCADGTEVCSDGSYGACAGEVLPATESCNAFDDDCDGATDESLTQVCYTGPASTRSVGQCTDGVSTCGNGSWGACSGQVLPGTESCNAVDDDCDGSTDETLVQICYTGPAATRNIGVCTDGTETCSAGAWGSCAGQVRPGAESCNDLDDDCDGSTDEGLVQVCYSGPAATRGVGACRDGNETCAAGAWGVCAGEVTPILETCNSIDDDCDGSTDEGASDATLWYADSDLDGYGDAGDPGVAACSAPAGSVGNNQDCNDGMNQVNPDGTEVCNALDDDCDGATDGPLPRACYSGALATRGVGLCADGIETCSGGSYGACAGEVLPATETCNAFDDDCDGATDESLAQACYTGPAATRTVGQCADGISTCGNGSWGACGGQVLPGTESCNALDDDCDGSTDEALFHVCYTGPAATRNIGVCSDGTETCTAGAWGSCAGEVRPGTESCNALDDDCDGDTDENLVQACYTGPAATRGVGACQDGSATCAAGAWGACAGELKPGLETCNGIDDDCDGLTDEGATDATLWYVDADLDGYGDATDPGVAACSAPAGKVANNLDCNDTTAAVSPDDGEVCNGVDDNCDGTTDGPLPQTCYTGAPATRGVGVCADGTETCSGGSYGACAGEVLPGVESCNGFDDDCDGATDESLTQACYTGPAATRGVGACQDGASVCSVGSWGACSGQILPVGETCNGTDDDCDGVTDEPGAGGCTVYRRDTDRDGVGVISDTRCLCAPSGVYDAPNSGPTDCNDGNPNAAPGLPELCATAYDDNCSGAANEAGADDCTTYYYDGDRDGYGTATSVCTCAPTGLYDTTTTGDCLDTAPAVNPGATEVCNGTDDDCDALIDQADQPVATLCPAVPNATNTCAASSGCQIVACNGSWYDIDLGYANGCEVQIDPYDLNSTGNTCLSAYDIGDLHDASPPQEGIDPYVGGDILGNILPAGDSDWYTVFASDDVPYGQDFHIDARFSSNPGDVYRFEVYDGSCGATAQGPADHFEWFTNFPYDGIAPGTPGQQNCTGTGADGVCGQPGQNCCNLSTGAFKRYYLRVFRTDGKASGAGEGYRLRVTNGIY, encoded by the coding sequence ATGCCCACGCGTTCCCTGTCCAGCGGGCTGCCGCTCGTGCTGTGCCTTTCCCTTTGCCTCACGCTCGTCGCCTGCAAGCGTGACTCGGGCTTCGTCGAGTCCCTGCCCGACACGGACCAGGACGGCTACGACACCAGCGAGGACTGCGACGACACCGATCCGGACTCGAACCCCGCGGCGGTCGAGCGCTGCGACGGCGCGGACAACGACTGCGACGGTGAGACGGACGAGCCCGGCGCCCTCGGGGAGCAGAGCTGGTACCTCGATCAGGACCAGGACGGCTTCGGGGTCGACGCGATCACCCAGATCGCCTGCACGCCCCCTGCCCTCTTCGCCAGCAAGACCGGCGACTGCGACGACGACGATCCCGACTTCTACCCCGGGGCCCCGGAAGAGGACTGCACGGATCCGAACGACTACAACTGCGACGGCAGCACCGGCTACGCCGACGTGGACGGAGACGGCTTCGCGGCCTGCGCGGAGTGCGACGACGGCAACGCGGCGATCAACCCCGACGCGACCGAGCTCTGCAACACGATCGACGACGACTGCGACGGCCGGACGGACCTCGAGGCCGCCGACGCGCCGACCTGGTACGCCGACGTCGACGAGGACGAGTTCGGCGACCCGGACGCCCCGATGGTCGCCTGCGAAGCTCCTCCGGGCATGGTCGCGGACGCCACGGACTGCGACGACACGCTGGGCACGGTCAACCCGATCGCGGACGAGGTCTGCAACTCGATCGACGACGACTGCGATGGCGAGACCGACGAGGACTCCGCGGTCGATGCCCCGCGCTGGTACATGGACGCCGACGGAGACGGCTACGGTGACACGCGGACGCCGCTGCTCGTCGCCTGCGAGCAACCCTTCCGGCACGTGCTCGACGGCACCGACTGCGACGACGGCCGCCCGATCGTGAACCCCGGCGCGGTCGAGAACTGCAACGGCTTCGACGACGACTGCGACGGGATCACCGACGGCGACGCCAACGGACCGATGGAGCGGAGCTGCTACAGCGGCCGGGTCGGGACGCAGGGCGTCGGCATCTGCATGGCCGGCCTGGAGACCTGCACCCTCGGCGCCTGGAGCAGCTGCGTCGGGCAGGTGACCCCCCAGGTCGAGATCTGCAACGCCGAGGACGACGACTGCGACGGCACCACCGACGAGGAGGCGATCGGGATCGCCACCTGGTACCCGGACCTCGACGGCGACGGTTTCGGGGACGAGGCCGCCACCCCCCTGGTGCAGTGCGCGCAGCCCCAGGACTACGTCCTCGACGGCACGGACTGCGACGACACCGACGACCTCGTGAGCCCGAGCGAGTACGAGGTCTGCAACCTGATCGACGACGACTGCGACGGCCTCACCGACGGCGCGCTCCCGCTGGCCTGCTTCACCGGCGATGCCTCGAGGCGGGGGGTCGGCGCCTGCCGGGACGGCACCCAGACCTGCGCGTCGGGGACCTACGGCACCTGCGCCGGCGAGGTGCTCCCGGTCTCCGAGCTCTGCAACGGCGTGGACGACGACTGCGACGGCGCCACCGACGGGCCGCTGCCGCGCGCCTGCTACGACGGCCCGGCCAACACCCGAGGCATCGGCGTCTGCAGCGACGGCAGCCAGGACTGCGTGGGCGGCGCCTACGCCGAGTGCCTCGGTGACGTGCTGCCGGGCACCGAGAGCTGCAATGCGCTCGACGACGACTGCGACGGCGCCACCGACGAGTCCCTGGTGCGGAGCTGCTACACGGGGCCCGCGGGGACCTCGACCCGCGGCATCTGCAGCCCGGGGACCGAGACCTGCGCCACCGGCGTCTGGGGCAGCTGCCTCGGGGAGACGGTGCCGGGCGTGGAAGCCTGCGACGGCCTCGACGAGGACTGCGACGGCGCCACCGACGAGAGCCTGGCCCAGGCCTGCTACACCGGCCCCGTCGCCACCCGTTCCGTCGGCCGGTGCACGGACGGCCTGACCACCTGCAGCAACGGTAGCTGGGGCGCCTGTGGAGGCCAGGTGCTCCCGGGCACCGAGAGCTGCAACGACGTGGACGACGACTGCGACGGCACCACCGACGAGGCCCTCTTCCAGGTCTGCTACACCGGACCAGCGGCCACGCGGAACATCGGCGTCTGCTCCGATGGCACCGAGACGTGTTCCGCCGGTGCCTGGGGCAGCTGCGCCGGCCAGGTGAGGCCGGGCGCCGAGAGCTGCAACGACCTCGACGACGACTGCGACGGCAGCACCGACGAGGGCCTGGTGCAGGTCTGCTACTCCGGCCCGGCCGCCACTCGCGGCGTGGGCGCCTGTCGGGACGGCAACGAGACCTGCGCGGCCGGCGCCTGGGGCGTCTGCGCCGGTGAGGTCACCCCGATCCTGGAGACCTGCAACTCGATCGACGACGACTGCGACGGCAGCACCGACGAGGGGGCGACCGACGCCACCCTCTGGTACGCCGACAGCGACCTCGATGGCTACGGCGACGTCGGCGATCCGGGCGTGGCCGCCTGCAGCGCCCCGGCCGGCACCGTCGACAACAACCAGGACTGCGACGACGTCGTCGTCCAGGTGAACCCCGACGGCACCGAGGTCTGCAACGGGATGGACGACGACTGCGACGGCACGACCGACGGCCCCCTGCCCCGCGCCTGCTACTCCGGCGCGCCGGCCACCCGGGGCGTCGGCCTCTGCGCCGACGGCACCGAGGTCTGCAGCGATGGCAGCTACGGCGCCTGCGCCGGCGAGGTGCTGCCCGCCACCGAGAGCTGCAACGCCTTCGACGACGACTGCGACGGCGCCACCGACGAGAGCCTGACCCAGGTCTGCTACACCGGCCCCGCCTCCACGCGCTCCGTCGGCCAGTGCACCGACGGCGTCTCCACCTGCGGCAACGGCTCCTGGGGCGCCTGCTCCGGCCAGGTGCTCCCCGGCACCGAGAGCTGCAACGCCGTGGACGACGACTGCGACGGCAGCACCGACGAGACCCTCGTCCAGATCTGCTACACCGGCCCGGCGGCCACCCGGAACATCGGTGTCTGCACCGACGGCACCGAGACCTGCTCGGCTGGCGCCTGGGGAAGCTGCGCCGGCCAGGTGAGGCCGGGCGCCGAGAGCTGCAACGACCTCGACGACGACTGCGACGGCAGCACCGACGAGGGCCTGGTGCAGGTCTGCTACTCCGGCCCGGCCGCCACTCGCGGCGTGGGCGCCTGTCGGGACGGCAACGAGACCTGCGCGGCCGGCGCCTGGGGCGTCTGCGCCGGTGAGGTCACCCCGATCCTGGAGACCTGCAACTCGATCGACGACGACTGCGACGGCAGCACCGACGAGGGGGCGAGCGACGCCACCCTCTGGTACGCCGACAGCGACCTCGACGGCTACGGCGACGCCGGCGATCCGGGCGTGGCCGCCTGCAGCGCCCCGGCCGGCTCGGTCGGCAACAACCAGGACTGCAACGACGGCATGAACCAGGTGAACCCGGACGGCACCGAGGTCTGCAACGCCCTCGACGACGACTGCGATGGCGCCACCGACGGCCCCCTGCCCCGCGCCTGCTACTCCGGCGCGCTGGCCACCCGGGGCGTCGGGCTCTGCGCCGACGGCATCGAGACCTGCAGCGGCGGCAGCTACGGCGCCTGCGCCGGTGAGGTGCTGCCCGCCACCGAGACGTGCAACGCCTTCGACGACGACTGCGACGGCGCCACCGACGAGAGCCTGGCCCAGGCCTGCTACACCGGCCCGGCCGCCACCCGCACCGTCGGCCAGTGCGCCGACGGCATCTCCACCTGCGGCAACGGCAGCTGGGGAGCCTGCGGGGGCCAGGTGCTCCCGGGCACCGAGAGCTGCAACGCCCTGGACGACGACTGCGACGGCAGCACCGACGAGGCCCTCTTCCATGTCTGCTACACCGGCCCGGCCGCCACCCGGAACATCGGCGTCTGCTCCGATGGCACCGAGACCTGCACCGCCGGCGCCTGGGGCAGCTGCGCCGGCGAGGTGCGGCCGGGCACCGAGAGCTGCAACGCCCTCGACGACGACTGCGATGGCGACACCGACGAGAACCTGGTGCAGGCCTGCTACACCGGCCCGGCCGCCACCCGCGGGGTCGGCGCCTGCCAGGACGGCAGCGCGACCTGCGCGGCGGGCGCCTGGGGCGCCTGCGCCGGCGAGCTGAAGCCGGGCCTCGAGACCTGCAACGGCATCGACGACGACTGCGATGGCCTCACCGACGAGGGCGCCACCGACGCCACCCTCTGGTACGTCGACGCCGATCTCGACGGCTACGGTGACGCCACCGATCCGGGCGTGGCGGCCTGCAGCGCCCCGGCCGGCAAGGTCGCGAACAACCTGGACTGCAACGACACCACCGCCGCCGTGAGCCCGGACGACGGCGAGGTCTGCAACGGCGTCGACGACAACTGCGACGGGACCACCGATGGACCCCTGCCGCAGACCTGCTACACGGGGGCCCCCGCCACCCGCGGCGTGGGGGTCTGCGCCGATGGGACCGAGACCTGCAGCGGCGGCAGCTACGGCGCCTGCGCCGGCGAGGTCCTGCCGGGGGTCGAGAGCTGCAACGGCTTCGACGACGACTGCGACGGCGCCACCGACGAGAGCCTCACCCAGGCCTGCTACACCGGCCCGGCCGCCACCCGCGGCGTGGGCGCCTGCCAGGACGGCGCCAGCGTCTGCAGCGTCGGCAGCTGGGGTGCCTGCTCCGGACAGATCCTCCCGGTCGGGGAGACCTGCAACGGCACCGATGACGACTGCGACGGGGTCACCGACGAGCCCGGCGCCGGTGGCTGCACCGTCTACCGCCGCGACACGGATCGCGACGGCGTCGGCGTCATCTCCGACACCCGGTGCCTCTGCGCGCCGAGCGGCGTCTACGACGCGCCGAACTCCGGACCGACGGACTGCAACGACGGGAACCCGAACGCCGCGCCGGGCCTGCCCGAGCTCTGCGCGACGGCCTACGACGACAACTGCAGCGGCGCAGCCAACGAGGCCGGCGCGGACGACTGCACGACCTACTACTACGACGGAGATCGCGACGGGTACGGAACGGCGACCTCGGTCTGCACCTGTGCGCCCACCGGCCTCTACGACACGACCACCACCGGCGACTGCCTGGACACCGCACCCGCGGTGAACCCGGGAGCCACCGAGGTCTGCAACGGCACCGACGACGACTGCGACGCCCTGATCGATCAGGCCGACCAACCGGTCGCGACCCTCTGTCCGGCGGTCCCCAACGCGACCAACACCTGCGCCGCCTCCTCGGGCTGCCAGATCGTGGCCTGCAACGGCTCCTGGTACGACATCGACCTCGGCTACGCCAACGGCTGCGAGGTGCAGATCGACCCCTACGATCTCAACAGCACCGGCAACACCTGCCTGAGCGCCTACGACATCGGCGACCTCCACGACGCCTCGCCCCCGCAGGAGGGCATCGACCCCTACGTGGGAGGCGACATCCTGGGCAACATCCTGCCGGCGGGAGACTCGGACTGGTACACGGTCTTCGCCTCCGACGACGTCCCCTACGGGCAGGACTTCCACATCGACGCGCGCTTCTCGTCGAACCCCGGCGACGTCTACCGCTTCGAGGTCTACGACGGCTCCTGCGGGGCGACGGCCCAGGGCCCGGCCGACCACTTCGAGTGGTTCACCAACTTCCCCTACGACGGGATCGCCCCGGGAACCCCCGGGCAGCAGAACTGCACCGGGACCGGCGCCGACGGGGTCTGCGGGCAGCCCGGCCAGAACTGCTGCAACCTGTCGACCGGAGCCTTCAAGCGCTACTACCTGCGGGTCTTCCGCACCGACGGCAAGGCCTCGGGCGCGGGTGAGGGCTATCGCCTGCGGGTCACCAACGGCATCTACTGA
- a CDS encoding YwiC-like family protein produces the protein MPPKKPKVKVVPREHGGTVMILAGALAGFFWEPVYTPEALAMLLAITAAFFARDPVGLWLKRPAAPPATRAVLLKIGALWGGLALLSGGYLLFRLPLLELGILAALGLPLFGLLVFARATRRERQAWAEAIGVASLGLPPAALHLAAVGELDAQAGIVSGACLLFFTGSTLHLRALVRDRKVKGEPPPPSRAWIWGPVAALVGIGLHLAELVPLAFAAANALAFLRPLVMRGWITQGVMRVGFAETGLTLAFLLLLVLL, from the coding sequence ATGCCCCCCAAGAAACCGAAGGTGAAGGTCGTCCCCCGGGAGCACGGCGGCACCGTCATGATCCTGGCCGGTGCCCTGGCGGGCTTCTTCTGGGAGCCGGTCTACACCCCGGAGGCGCTGGCCATGCTCCTGGCCATCACCGCCGCCTTCTTCGCCCGGGATCCGGTCGGGCTCTGGCTGAAGCGGCCGGCAGCGCCCCCGGCCACCCGCGCGGTGCTGCTGAAGATCGGCGCCCTGTGGGGAGGCCTCGCCCTCCTGAGCGGCGGCTACCTCCTCTTCCGGCTCCCGCTCCTCGAGCTGGGGATCCTGGCGGCGCTCGGCCTGCCCCTCTTCGGCCTGCTGGTCTTCGCCCGCGCCACCCGGCGCGAGCGCCAGGCCTGGGCCGAGGCCATCGGCGTCGCCTCCCTCGGCCTGCCCCCCGCCGCCCTGCACCTCGCGGCCGTCGGAGAGCTCGACGCCCAGGCCGGGATCGTCTCGGGGGCCTGCCTCCTCTTCTTCACCGGCTCGACCCTCCACCTGCGCGCGCTGGTTCGAGACCGGAAGGTGAAGGGCGAGCCGCCCCCCCCGAGCCGGGCCTGGATCTGGGGCCCGGTGGCCGCGCTGGTCGGCATCGGCCTCCACCTCGCGGAGCTGGTGCCGCTGGCCTTCGCCGCCGCCAACGCCCTGGCCTTCCTGCGGCCCCTGGTCATGCGCGGCTGGATCACGCAGGGCGTGATGCGGGTCGGCTTCGCCGAGACCGGCCTGACCCTGGCGTTCCTCCTCCTGCTGGTCCTGCTCTAG
- a CDS encoding PilZ domain-containing protein — protein MSRDQRRYERIDIEIPCRLFIPEGGKQGGLRFEAFTMSSNLGLGGVFVASTFLLKPGVQLFVELDLPNQALVVQAQIAHTSELESSSTLVGMGVEFLDVDSAGRETLLRYFTPLRYQEFYGDLIDEFGHLSKEMPLESVSLIVNLWEEWKIKQEGGPAATASGAPPVPPKKRPRS, from the coding sequence GTGAGCCGAGATCAAAGAAGATACGAGCGCATCGACATCGAGATTCCCTGCCGCCTCTTCATCCCCGAGGGTGGCAAGCAGGGGGGCCTGCGCTTCGAGGCCTTCACGATGTCGTCGAACCTGGGGCTCGGTGGCGTCTTCGTCGCCAGCACCTTCCTGCTCAAGCCGGGCGTCCAGCTCTTCGTCGAGCTCGACCTGCCCAACCAGGCACTCGTGGTGCAGGCCCAGATCGCCCACACCTCCGAGCTGGAGTCGTCCAGCACCCTGGTCGGCATGGGCGTCGAGTTCCTCGACGTCGACAGCGCCGGCCGCGAGACCCTGCTGCGCTACTTCACGCCCCTGCGCTACCAGGAGTTCTACGGGGATCTGATCGACGAGTTCGGCCACCTCTCCAAGGAGATGCCCCTCGAGTCCGTCTCCCTGATCGTGAACCTCTGGGAGGAGTGGAAGATCAAGCAGGAGGGCGGCCCCGCCGCGACCGCCTCCGGCGCTCCCCCGGTCCCGCCGAAGAAGCGCCCGCGCAGCTAA